One window of Labilithrix sp. genomic DNA carries:
- a CDS encoding VOC family protein gives MFVHDHVALTVKDLAVSRGFYEYLGGRVVSKPSKAFMEIVLGEIRLHLVPAEGDTKAATAPRIDHLCLRVGSVDDLTSVEARVNAHPLLQGRAPCHVEDSPPLGEGGKEHAEERPPRKTLYFEDPDGIRLEVRAYS, from the coding sequence ATGTTCGTTCACGATCACGTCGCGTTGACCGTCAAAGACCTCGCGGTGAGCCGCGGCTTCTACGAGTACCTGGGCGGTCGGGTGGTCAGCAAGCCGTCGAAGGCGTTCATGGAGATCGTGCTCGGCGAGATCCGTCTGCACCTGGTCCCCGCCGAGGGCGACACGAAGGCGGCGACGGCCCCGCGCATCGATCACCTTTGCCTCCGCGTCGGCTCGGTCGACGACCTCACGTCGGTCGAGGCGCGCGTCAACGCGCATCCGCTCCTTCAGGGTCGCGCGCCCTGTCACGTCGAAGACTCGCCGCCGCTCGGCGAGGGCGGCAAGGAGCACGCGGAGGAGCGCCCGCCGCGCAAGACGCTCTACTTCGAGGATCCGGACGGCATCCGCCTCGAGGTCCGCGCGTACTCCTGA